From Patagioenas fasciata isolate bPatFas1 chromosome 15, bPatFas1.hap1, whole genome shotgun sequence, a single genomic window includes:
- the LOC139829171 gene encoding E3 ubiquitin-protein ligase RBBP6-like yields MRKEVYARGKKGKPPFVPAEPPSSSSCSDEDLVPAELLCPICKDVTNDAAVIPCCGNSFCDECIRTALLESEEHTCPMCHQTDVSPDSLVANKILRQAVNNFRSGTGYSKQIQQQQQLPPPAVRQTVTRNPQPLLRPTISKQKDPLIPPSASVSSHSAALSSFGPTQASGAAQLPGILPSVTVPGVPAAVSLPFPGPFREADVVTAPAALVAAAGLSKPSSLTSSGLWEEQGYQVPVLRQPALTSLLGPQGQSIPTNGQPVRASTVCSASGRPGWELEIKKSELDEFTNDFAKELMEYKRLQKEHRPLLSRSRSPHGASSHSRSSYTCSKSRSGSSHSRTNSGSFSHSQPRSHSRSPPRQRRGRANSRIILTTDPFLPYSTGPKSCHLLIGVIDIKGQALAFDVKSLDEALPEWHHLRIVHERVIGPC; encoded by the exons ATGCGTAA GGAAGTTTATgcgagaggaaagaagggaaagcCTCCCTTCGTGCCAGCGGagccgccctcctcctcctcctgctcagaTGAGGATCTTGTTCCAGCTGAGTTGTTATGTCCCATTTGTAAAGATGTAACGAATGATGCAGCTGTTATTCCCTGCTGTGGAAACAGTTTTTGTGACGAAT GCATTAGAACAGCATTACTGGAATCTGAGGAACATACATGTCCAATGTGTCATCAAACAGACGTTTCTCCTGATAGTTTAGTTGCCAACAAGATCCTACGCCAG GCTGTGAACAACTTCAGAAGTGGGACTGGCTACAGTAAACagattcagcagcagcagcagctgccaccacCAGCAGTGAGACAAACAGTGACACGCAACCCGCAACCTCTACTCCGGCCAACAATTTCCAAACAGAAGGATCCACTAATTCCTCCATCAGCTTCTGTGTCTTCTCATTCTGCTGCTTTGTCGTCGTTTGGCCCCACTCAGGCATCTGGGGCAGCTCAGCTGCCAGGAATCCTGCCTTCTgtcactgtccctggtgtcccagcagcagtgtccctgcccttccctggacCTTTTCG CGAGGCTGATGTGGttacagctcctgctgctctggtggCCGCCGCTGGACTTTCTAAACCCTCCTCTCTGACCAGCAGCGGTTTGTGGGAAGAGCAg GGCTATCAGGTTCCTGTACTGAGACAACCAGCACTGACAAGTCTCCTGGGCCCGCAAGGACAATCAATACCCACCAATG GTCAGCCAGTGAGAGCCAGTACAGTCTGCTCAGCCAGCGGGAGACCAGGCTGGGAGCT GGAAATAAAGAAGTCCGAACTTGATGAGTTTACGAATGATTTTGCTAAGGAATTGATGGAATACAAAAGGCTTCAAAAGGAGCATCGGCCGTTGTTGTCCAG GTCCAGGTCTCCCCATGGTGCTTCATCTCACTCCAGAAGTTCGTATACCTGCTCCAAGTCAAGATCGGGCTCTTCCCACTCTCGCACCAACTCTGGATCATTTAGTCATTCCCAGCCTCGTTCCCACTCCCGATCACCACCGCGCCAAAGAAGAGGCAGAGCGAACAGTCGTATAATACTAACAacggatccttttcttccgtactccactgggccaaaatcctgccacctccttattggtgtTATAGACATAAAgg ggcaagccctggCATTTGAtgtaaaatccttggatgaagcgcTGCCTGAATGGCACCATCTGCGTATTGTCCATGAACgagtaattggtccatgctag